In Salinarimonas sp., a genomic segment contains:
- a CDS encoding ribose-phosphate diphosphokinase, producing the protein MTHFAQTPAPLRRLFERLDFAPRPSAAALADLLARWEAARGASLCPAAASLEMPEGEASAILRPSPDAHDYVVAAGAPALAPLLGRLAPGARLGEAPQRRDAVRLRRLLDETIRAGEPVLAAFTEAVAGAQAAHVEILAAPLSEGGGRVDAVLVGLDRRAPAGAVRARPAPAIARGEHAPPLLFAVGASADLGARIAARLGLSRAVHEERVFVDGERKLRPLVDCRARDVVVIDALAAQADARPDEALMRHLILVDALRGAGARRITSCLAYLCYARKERRTQANDPVSSRLVARLIEAAGVDRIAVLEPHVPAAFENALRIETRILDPDPLLAERVAARIGDAPIAVVSPDLGGAKRAEAFRRRLEARLGRPVAKGFLEKGRSAGEITGDLFAGDVDGRVAIVRDDLIAGGGTAARAAAMCAERGAREVIVCATHGLFSGGAPGLWDAPALARVIVTESVPRPPLDDAAVAGRLEIAPLDGLLAEAIVALHPAAGLHARSA; encoded by the coding sequence GTGACGCATTTCGCGCAGACGCCTGCGCCGCTGCGGCGGCTGTTCGAGCGGCTCGATTTCGCGCCGCGGCCGAGCGCGGCGGCGCTCGCCGATCTGCTGGCCCGCTGGGAGGCGGCGCGCGGCGCATCCCTCTGCCCCGCCGCTGCTTCCCTGGAGATGCCGGAGGGCGAAGCGAGCGCGATCCTGCGCCCTTCCCCCGACGCCCACGACTACGTGGTCGCCGCGGGCGCGCCGGCGCTCGCGCCGCTGCTCGGCCGGCTCGCGCCCGGGGCCCGGCTCGGCGAGGCGCCGCAGCGACGCGACGCGGTGCGGCTGCGCCGGCTGCTCGACGAGACGATCCGCGCCGGCGAGCCGGTTCTCGCCGCCTTCACCGAGGCGGTGGCCGGCGCGCAGGCCGCGCATGTGGAGATCCTCGCCGCGCCCCTGTCGGAGGGCGGCGGGAGGGTCGACGCCGTCCTCGTCGGCCTCGACCGACGCGCCCCGGCGGGCGCGGTGCGCGCCCGTCCGGCGCCGGCGATCGCCCGCGGGGAGCACGCGCCGCCGCTCCTCTTCGCCGTCGGCGCGAGCGCCGATCTCGGCGCGCGGATCGCCGCGCGGCTCGGGCTGTCGCGCGCCGTCCACGAGGAGCGCGTCTTCGTGGACGGCGAGCGCAAGCTGCGTCCCCTCGTCGATTGCCGCGCCCGCGACGTGGTCGTGATCGACGCCCTCGCCGCGCAGGCGGACGCCCGCCCGGACGAGGCGCTGATGCGCCACCTGATCCTGGTCGACGCCCTGCGCGGGGCCGGCGCGCGGCGGATCACGTCGTGCCTCGCCTATCTCTGCTACGCCCGCAAGGAGCGGCGCACGCAGGCGAACGACCCGGTCTCGAGCCGCCTCGTGGCGCGGCTGATCGAGGCGGCGGGCGTCGACCGCATCGCCGTCCTGGAGCCGCACGTCCCCGCCGCCTTCGAGAACGCCTTGCGCATCGAGACGCGGATCCTCGATCCGGACCCGCTGCTGGCGGAGCGCGTCGCGGCCCGGATCGGCGACGCGCCGATCGCGGTGGTCTCGCCCGATCTCGGCGGGGCGAAGCGGGCGGAGGCGTTCCGCCGGCGGCTCGAGGCGCGGCTCGGGCGGCCGGTGGCGAAGGGATTTCTCGAGAAGGGGCGATCCGCCGGCGAGATTACCGGGGACCTCTTCGCCGGCGACGTCGACGGGCGCGTGGCGATCGTGCGCGACGACCTGATCGCCGGCGGCGGCACCGCGGCGCGCGCGGCGGCGATGTGCGCCGAGCGCGGCGCGCGGGAGGTGATCGTGTGCGCGACGCACGGCCTGTTCTCCGGCGGCGCGCCGGGGCTGTGGGACGCGCCGGCGCTCGCGCGGGTGATCGTGACGGAGAGCGTGCCGCGCCCGCCGCTCGACGACGCCGCCGTCGCAGGCCGCCTCGAGATCGCGCCGCTCGACGGCCTCCTCGCCGAGGCGATCGTGGCGCTCCACCCGGCGGCCGGCCTCCACGCGCGGAGCGCATGA
- a CDS encoding universal stress protein, with translation MDRILVATDGSDHADRAVDLAGALAGRFGAELIVLHVVPRTALTPGERELIETEYAHELASRMHRRDPTLDPRLTPASFLDREADITEDLRGIVGARLIEAAEERAGKAGATRVRGLIAHGDPARIILQTAEGEQADAIVVGSRGLGDWRALLLGSVSHKVAQLASASVITVR, from the coding sequence ATGGACCGGATACTCGTCGCGACCGACGGGTCGGATCATGCCGACCGCGCCGTCGATCTGGCCGGCGCGCTCGCCGGCCGGTTCGGGGCCGAGCTGATCGTGCTGCACGTGGTCCCGCGCACCGCGCTGACGCCGGGCGAGCGCGAGCTGATCGAGACCGAGTACGCGCACGAGCTCGCCAGCCGCATGCATCGGCGCGACCCGACCCTCGATCCGCGCCTCACACCGGCGAGCTTCCTCGATCGCGAGGCGGACATCACCGAGGACCTGCGCGGCATCGTCGGCGCGCGCCTGATCGAGGCGGCCGAGGAGCGCGCCGGCAAGGCCGGCGCGACCCGCGTGCGCGGGCTGATCGCGCACGGCGATCCCGCCCGGATCATCCTGCAGACGGCGGAGGGCGAGCAGGCCGACGCGATCGTCGTGGGCAGCCGCGGGCTCGGCGACTGGCGGGCGCTCCTCCTCGGCAGCGTCTCGCACAAGGTCGCCCAGCTCGCGAGCGCCTCCGTGATCACCGTGCGCTGA